In the Streptomyces coeruleoprunus genome, CGGCAGCCCGCGCAGGGGTGCAGTTGATCTGACAACGCCCCCTTCAACTTCCCCTCGTGCGCTGACGGCGAGTCAACCAGCAGCCGAGCGGCCGTGCCCGTGAACCGAACGGAGGAAGCGTGACCGACGCCCGCAGCGCCGCCTGGGACACGTACGCGAAGAGCAAGCCCCCACGGCGCAGGACGAACGCCAGGGGCGAGTCGACGTGGTTCAACTGGACCCAGCACCCCGACCACGGGCCCGGGGCTGAAGTGCTCGCGCTGGAGCCGGGGGACGGTGTGCTCGACCTCGGGTGCGGATCGGGCGGCAACCTGGCGCACTTGGCCGCGCTCGGCATGAGGGCGGTGGGCGTTGACCTGTCCGCCGCGCAGCTCGCCAAGGCGCGTGAGCGATGGGCGGACGTGGAGGGGATGGAACTGCACCAGGGTGACGCCTTGGGCTTCATGGCGGCCTCGGTCACCCGGTACGACGCCGTCTACTCCGTCTTCGGCGCCGCCTACTTCACCGATCCTCGCCTGACCCTTCCCGCTGTTCACGGCTGTCTGGTGCCCGGCGGCGTCTTCGCCATGTCGCAGCATCCGCCTGTGGAAGGCTGTTACGGCTGCCAGGCGTCGTACATCCCGCGCGGGCCGGACGAGGACCCCGCGATTGTGAAGCGGTGGGACTACACCCCTCGGACTTGGGTGGGGCTGTTCACGGAGTACGGCTTCGAGAACGTGACCGCCACCGTTCTGGAGGCGCCGGCGCATGGCAGGCGCCGGATCGGCACTCAGCTGATCCGAGGGGCGCGCGCATCGTAGGAACCGCGGGCCCCCGCCGTCGTAAGC is a window encoding:
- a CDS encoding class I SAM-dependent methyltransferase, with the protein product MTDARSAAWDTYAKSKPPRRRTNARGESTWFNWTQHPDHGPGAEVLALEPGDGVLDLGCGSGGNLAHLAALGMRAVGVDLSAAQLAKARERWADVEGMELHQGDALGFMAASVTRYDAVYSVFGAAYFTDPRLTLPAVHGCLVPGGVFAMSQHPPVEGCYGCQASYIPRGPDEDPAIVKRWDYTPRTWVGLFTEYGFENVTATVLEAPAHGRRRIGTQLIRGARAS